In the Candidatus Aegiribacteria sp. genome, GGAGATCCTCGCGAAGATCTCCGAGCTTTACGGGGTGTGACAATGGAAAAAAAGACAGTACACAGAAAACCAAAGGGATTCATTGATGTATACAAGCACAAACCCGGAGCGGAAAAGGACAGAACGCATTATTGCCCCGGATGCGGTCACGGTATACTGCACAAGCTTATAGCAGAAGCTCTTGAGGATTTTGATCTGGTCGAAAAAACAATAGTCATCAGTCCGGTCGGCTGTAGTGTATTCGCCTATTACTACTTTCACACAGGCAACCTGCAGGTTGCTCACGGAAGAGCTCCCGCAGTTGCTTCAGCGGTTTCACGAGCCAATCCCGATTCAGTAGTTATCAGTTACCAGGGTGATGGTGATCTTGCGGCCATCGGAGGCAATAATATCAATCAGGCTGCTAACAGAGGTGAGAACATGGCTGTCTTCTTTGTCAACAATGCCATCTACGGTATGACAGGCGGACAGATGGCTCCTACAACTCTGGAAGGACAGAAAACAACCACAACCCCATACGGTCGCAATGTAAAGACCGACGGGTATCCCATTCAGGTATGTGAGTTGATAAACACATTTACCGCTCCTGTTTATATTGCACGAACATCTCTTCAGGATATGGTGAATATCAGAAAAACCAGAACTGCTGTTCGCAAGGCGATAATGAACGCGAAGGACAAGAAGGGATTCTCCCTTGTTGAAGTTCTCAGTATGTGTCCGAGCGGCTGGAAGAAGGACTCATTGCAGAGTCAGCAGTGGATCAAGGAGCGTATGGTCCCCAGATTTCCACTCGGAGTT is a window encoding:
- a CDS encoding 2-oxoacid:acceptor oxidoreductase family protein, whose product is MEKKTVHRKPKGFIDVYKHKPGAEKDRTHYCPGCGHGILHKLIAEALEDFDLVEKTIVISPVGCSVFAYYYFHTGNLQVAHGRAPAVASAVSRANPDSVVISYQGDGDLAAIGGNNINQAANRGENMAVFFVNNAIYGMTGGQMAPTTLEGQKTTTTPYGRNVKTDGYPIQVCELINTFTAPVYIARTSLQDMVNIRKTRTAVRKAIMNAKDKKGFSLVEVLSMCPSGWKKDSLQSQQWIKERMVPRFPLGVLRDISEEAETIERPVPVMDPEEVKKIFGYGDFKASTIKKNTEANLEKISLRVSGFGGQGIMSTGIVLANVGMEYGYNVSWLPSYGPEMRGGTANCSVKIQEDTIGASEVTEPNMIIAMNQPSLEKFEKIMVPGGALMYNSTLIDIEPARNDVDIYKVPITGMADELGDTRVQSMVSVGAFAAITGLFDPEEIISLIPSLFAGKPDEVLKMNKEAVLRGYNYVTENFSV